TATCTTTCTAAGTTATTTTTACTCTTTTACTCTTTTCCTCTTAtcctcttttcctcattctctaaaaCCTGTTTAAAtttcaagaacactcaaaatcattaattaattatttaattgaatcaaataattattttttagataattAAGATTTTATTTCGAATAACCTTTAACCAAATATGAATACCCGGAATACAAATATGAATTTAAATTCAGATttcagttattttattttttcttttattaaaatttgactatccatttacaaccTGATACCTTACGTGTAAGACGCTAGATTTCTAAAATACGCTCAGGGTTGTCAGTGCCTCAAGGGTTGTGCATCCTGGGCGCAAAAAAGAAGAACCGCCCATGGCTGGCTCGAGATTTTATGAAATTAAAGTGTGACGTGCACcgccattaaatttttttttttattaaagggATTTTGATCCGCCACGTGTTGACATTTCCTCGTTTTCggaattctctcttttttttttttttttttatgaaattcgGAATTCTCTTGTCGCCCAAACCAATTTACCAAAAAGGCGTAAACTGGAGCAAGGAATAATCTTTAAATGGCAGAGCTTTTGGCGAGAGCCGCGAGACGTGTCTCTGGGTGCAGGGCATGGCTGCCACCCGCTCCACCTCACTGATAAAATATTTACATTCCCATATTACCCTTTTAGGAAATTATTTTTACATCTTACTCATCTATCGAAATTACGAGATTTACTCCTACATTTTCGCCATTTACGTGACCCGTGGATCATTGTAAAAGTAGAACCATAAAAACTGGACCGTAAGGTTTCGTTATTGAACCCGCACCCCCCTACCAAAAACCCATTACTCTGGAATCTATGGTAGTTACCATTGTCGTACGATGGTGTCCAATTCGGGTTCATAGGATTCAATGTAGACCCTAGAGTCCACTAGATCCCATGCCCCCCCACCGCCTTGAGGGGTAGTAAGGGGATTGTGGGTTTTTTTAATTCAACCAAGGTTAAAGTTAGACCGACCTATGGTTAACTCTTCTTTCTCTGGAGTACTTTAAATAGAACCTCTCAAAGCAGAGACTAAACTTAATCTTGTCTAAAGACAAGGAGAGACTGAAATGATGATGCTCGGAGAAGGAAACCATCACAGGCCAACCGTCGATGTCGCTCCCTGGAATCTTTTTGACGATTCCTCCGCCGCAGGCGGTATGAATTTCTGTCTCCCAGTGAGCGGCGTCTCCGCCAACGgcaatggtggtggtggcggcgcCGCTTCTGAAGGAGACTATTCTTCCTTACTGTTTGGGGAAACGCTCGCCGCACTGCAACGCTACCTTCCCTCCAACGACATTGATCCCGATTCTGATTTACTGGGTCGTGAAGCCGATATGCCACTGGGGCCTTTCTCTACGGACGAGTTTCGCATGTACGAGTTCAAGGTTCGCCGGTGCGCACGAGGTCGGTCTCACGACTGGACCGAGTGCCCGTACGCTCATCCCGGCGAGAAAGCTCGCCGCAGAGACCCTCGTAAGTTCCATTACTCTGGTACTGCTTGCCCTGATTTCCGTAAAGGTAGCTGCTCGAGAGGCGACTCCTGTGAGTTCGCGCATGGGGTATTTGAGTGCTGGCTTCACCCAGCGCGCTATCGTACGCAGCCTTGCAAGGATGGTACCAATTGTCGCCGTCGTGTCTGCTTCTTCGCCCACACTGCTGAGCAGCTCCGTGTGCTTCCGCAGCAGAGCCCCAGAACTCCGACTGATTCGTTTGATGGATCTCCACTTCGTCATTCTTTTGATTCTTACTTGGTTAAGAATGCTCTGTTGTCATCTCCCACTTCTACCTTGAtatctcctcccctttcccctccTTCGGATTCCCCGCCCATGTCGCCCAGCAGTCCCCTGAGTCGATCCTTTGGGTCCAATTCCATCAACGAGGTAGTCGCTTCTCTGCGTCATCTGCAACTTAACAAGGTGAAGTCGTCTCCCTCCTCTTGGGGTGTTCAGATGGGTTGTGGGTTTGGTTCGCCGAGGGTAGGTGTAGGTTCGAGTCTCCGTCCTGGGTTCTACAGTTTGCCATCGACCCCTACTCAGGCTCCGACTCGGGGTGGGACGAGTTATCTGGATATCTGGGAGAGGGGTTGTGGTGTGGAGGAAGAGCCTCCAATGGAGAGGGTTGAATCTGGGAGGGATCTACGAGCCAAGCTCTTTGAGAAGCTGAGCAAGGAGAACTCACTGGAACTGGTTGACTCGTCATCTACGGCCCCAGATGTTGGCTGGGTGTCGGAGTTGGTGAAGTGAAATCATCAAGAGTTGTGaaattctttcccttttttgttgATCTATTTTGGGTTCAATCTGTTGCCCTGATTTTTGTGATTGTGAATATCGAAGAAAGACAAGACGATTTGTAGTAGTACTCCGAAAGATTGATGTAAATAGCAGATGCTGGTTGCTGTGAAGGGCCTCTTTCTGGGGGGTTTTCTGGGAagatcaaggagaaggaacaaagaagcaatATCAACTTGTATAGATGATGCAGGATTTCCTGTAATGGCCGAAGGAGATCGGCTGAAAATGATggtcttttaatttttttttttgctgttctACATTGTCCAATGTCTGATCCTCTATTGTAAAAAATCTGGAGTTCTTATTTTGAATCAATTACTGAAATATATTTTCTCTATAATCTCCTTGTCCGTATCTTACTTGCCATATATTTTTGATGTTTACCACTCgatgagttttttttcttttcctgatcTTTCTGGTTTTGGGTAGTATCCACTATCCACTATCATGTGATGGATGACTCTTCCATTGTCAGACTTCAATCTATGAATGGAAATTATTTCATGACTCTTGATAATGTTGGGTTTGCATCAAATCATGTTTGTGGCTTGGTTTGTGATCATCCTGAGAGAAAATCTATACTCAGATCTTTACCAATCTGAGCGAGAATCCTTCCACTGCTTCAGTTTTTGCATCCATGGGTGCTGCGTCTGAACTGGTTATAAgaagccttcctttcttcctcgtCTGTGCAGAATGGGTCCATTAATTTAATGGTGGATTGTGATGGAATAGACCGGAGGCCCATAGATTGAGACTTTTAATCGGAGTGGATTTAAATAATGATTTATAAAGTAGTACCTATTTATCGTGTATGGATACATCATCTACTGTTAGATCGGTATCCTTAACCGGGGGATTTATGTGATTAGGGTCTGCAGACAGATCGGGTGGTCAAAAACAATAATGATAAATTGTGGAGCATGGTATCTTTACATGGTCCCGATTCCTGAGGTGGGGGATAAGTTCTGACTAAAAGAGGATTAAGACGACTTTTGGATTTGCCCGAGTTCGAAGTTTAGTCGACaatcattaattaaataaacaataatattaaAAGTAAGTGATCAGGTGGTGGGGCAAGGTTCTCAAACTCGTGATCGGTTTCATGATCGATATTTTAGCGATGCCAATCCGATACTGATCTGGATTGATATCCTCATACTGAAAAACCGAATCATCGGATCAGTTTTATTGGGTTCTTATTAGAATCatttttttggccttttgtGTGAAATGGATTGGTATTGGTTCAAGTTTAATAACTTGTTTAAACAAACAAACTTTAGGAAGGGAATTAGGATCTCATGGAGATATAGATTCACAATTTCAAATCTCgaagttttcattttttttttttttaatgtccaAATAAGTTAAGATATCatttattcatataataataatggaaggtaatattttaaaatatcacAAGATAAATTTAAGTCttttactaaaaataaataaaataaaatttaagtcATTAATTCATAAAGGAACTTTCGCATTTCATAGTGACTATGTTATTAAGACACGCGAGAGCACACACTCTTCTAATCAAGAGCAAATTCAACTCTCAGATCTAGAGGCATAGAGATCGTGGATTTAAATGTATCCACATCGGTCTAGTTCAAGTGGCCCTTAAACCCTTAACTTTGCCAAGGTTAAACAGTGCGGTTTTTGCAGCAGTTAGAGATGTCAGAATGACAGAATTTAGTGAATCTCTAATGAGTGTTGTAGAAACTAGTCTCTGTGAAGGACCTTAACCTTTGTGGCTCAACCTCAACCACCCATGAGAACCTCTCCATCATACATTACTCAACTTCCTTCTGGTAATGTTGAAATGATTTTCGATTGTAGATCTACTAATTTAGAAAGATCTACctcttctgtaatttcttcttcttctgaatatCATCTGTTTCAAGTACCTTCTCGTGCTTGTACCTCTAGAGTTCAGAATGAGAATTATGATGGAATTATAAATATTCAGGGTACCAACCATACACATTTTTAAGTTAATCAACCTGTCTATGGCCCTCTGCAAAGAGAACAATCTCAGGCTAATTTTCAGCCTCCTCTTGCTCCGATTAATAGGGAAACtgggtcttcttctccaacctcTTTTGATATGCAAGCCCCTTCAGGAATCATGATGCTTCATATCACTGAAGAACCCAAgttccaaattaataagaaacTCCTAATTCAGGAGTACAGATCCGCTAAGAAtgctggaaaaagaaaaatttttgaaCATTATTCTTCTAATTCTGAATCGTAGGAGCTTCATAAAAAAAGGGTTTCTCACATgaaaactcatcaaataaatcttccattctttcaGTGGTTAAAAATTTATCTTCTTGACAAATCCTCTAGCCCTCATCAGGTTAGTGAGATTAAGAAGGTGACAACCACTTATGTTTctaaagaagaagcagaaattGAATCTGTTCACCCTCCATTTTAAGCCTTAAAGGTAGGTAGTAATCAGATGGTTGTTTCTCTTAAAACTTTGAGTCATACCTCTTCACCTCTGACTGAATTTCATATTAATCAAGTTATTGAAAAAATAACTTTACTAATCTATGTCTTCAGTCTATTGGAAGCCAGACCGATCGTATTGAGACGATAGTGGACTCCTTAAAACCTTCTACACTGTCTACTTCTCATGCTAAAATTGAGCATACTAATAAAACTATTTAGCCAACTTTTGTTTCACAACCTATAAGCAAGCTAGAAATTGCTTCTCAACCAAGAAGCAACCAATTTGTACTGTTTAAACCTCTTCCAACTTTAGATATCCCGAAGAAGAAAACTAGGTCTAACAGTCTTGATGAGATTGTTACCCAACTCCAGAAGCTCCAGGTATCTAAAGGAAAATTAGAGGATAGACAGGCCCTGACTCTTTCTCTTGCCGAACCTTCTGATTCCGATATTAAAATAGCAGAGAAAGAATTCTAGTCTATGCACCTCAACAGGCAGTAGTACCTGAGTCCATTCCTCAACTTAATCAAGTAATGAGGAAAGCTCGAAAAGTTATGTCTACCGCTCCAAATAATTATTATTACCCTCGAACTTCTCCTGTCGACCTTCAATTTGAAGTAGAAGGCGAACCTGCTAATTTTTCAATCGATGGTAATACTATTTTTGATTGGAATATTGATGATTTATCTGAATACcaaatcatcaatcttttgAAATAGATGCTTATGTATGCTACAATGATAAAACTTAATCATTCATCTGATTTTGAGattgctaaaatgatagcaacaaGATTTTCCAGTCAACTTCATGGTTGGTGGGCCATTTACAACCAGGATCAATGAGGAGGTCAGACTTAGGCAGCGAGGGAAGCTATCAGGCTGAAGAGCTATCTTTTCTTATACTGCAAGTTAGCCAATTCAGTGATTTTGCATTTATGGAGTTCAATAGCGAAGTTGCTAGGATACACAGTGACTAGATAAATATAGAATTCAATATAGTCAAAAGAAATATTAATCAAATTATCTAACAAAAcaagctcttcttttaattttctaataGCAAGTATAATACATGAAATCAAAAGTAGGGAAGACAAACTTACATGAGAAACTTCAATTTACAGAGTTGAACACGAACACTTGTAGGTGGCACAAAACTTAAAATGTTTACAGAACACTCAGACAAACTCACAAGACACTTTTTACAGACTTGACTAAAACTCTACTTCTTTGTTTATTTCGTGATGTCCTCTAAGAATGAGGAGCTCTTCTTTTTATAGATGGCAGACACCAAAATTCAACAAATTGTGGTTGAGATATGCTTATAGGCCTTGATGGAGATGGCGTCGAATAGGTATCCAACCAACCGAGCGTGACAGGTGAATAGCCTCAAGATAAGGTGTTCTTTTCTCAAAGAAgatacacctaataaggtgtggggtATGTGTCAGAAACTGATAAGCTTCGGCCGAAATTTATCTTATCTGTAGTCCAGATGTGTGACTAAAATTAAGCCACGAAAAGATTCTCTGGCATTCCACGTGGGAGGACACACTATTTTCCAGAAGAGTCTTAGTGAGatgaattattaaagtgtccacccgtgacactcactataataTGCTTATAGTGCTGCGTGACGCATGCCAAGACGTCAGTCTGACTAGAGTGGCACTAGGTGTGGATGCTTGACATCTGGAAAGAATCAGAATAGCGTGTCTGATTACCATGGCACTGGGTCATGGTGCAGTGAAACCTCTTGTTTCCtccagggtttttttttttttt
This portion of the Macadamia integrifolia cultivar HAES 741 unplaced genomic scaffold, SCU_Mint_v3 scaffold738, whole genome shotgun sequence genome encodes:
- the LOC122069850 gene encoding zinc finger CCCH domain-containing protein 20-like, with the protein product MMMLGEGNHHRPTVDVAPWNLFDDSSAAGGMNFCLPVSGVSANGNGGGGGAASEGDYSSLLFGETLAALQRYLPSNDIDPDSDLLGREADMPLGPFSTDEFRMYEFKVRRCARGRSHDWTECPYAHPGEKARRRDPRKFHYSGTACPDFRKGSCSRGDSCEFAHGVFECWLHPARYRTQPCKDGTNCRRRVCFFAHTAEQLRVLPQQSPRTPTDSFDGSPLRHSFDSYLVKNALLSSPTSTLISPPLSPPSDSPPMSPSSPLSRSFGSNSINEVVASLRHLQLNKVKSSPSSWGVQMGCGFGSPRVGVGSSLRPGFYSLPSTPTQAPTRGGTSYLDIWERGCGVEEEPPMERVESGRDLRAKLFEKLSKENSLELVDSSSTAPDVGWVSELVK